The DNA segment TCGTGCGTAACGACTAGCATCGTGATGCCTTTTGCCGCGACGTCCTTCATGATGTCTAGCACCTCGCCGATCATCTCGGGATCTAGCGCGCTGGTCGGCTCGTCAAAGAGTATAACCTCGGGATTCATCGCGAGGCTTCTGGCGATTGCTATACGCTGTTTTTGGCCGCCTGAGAGCTTATGCGGGAAGGCGTATTTTTTATCGCTTAGACCCACGCTTTTTAGCAGCTCGTCGGCTCTTTTTTCGGCGTTTTGCTTATCCAAAATTCCTGCTTTTATCGGCGCTAGGGTTAAATTTTGCAAGACGTTTTTGTTTGCAAAAAGATTAAAGTGCTGAAAAACCATACTTACTTTTTGACGGATTTTATTTATATCCGTTTTTTTATCCGTTATATCCTCGCCGTTTATCTTGATGTGTCCGCCGCTTGGCTCCTCTAGACGGTTTATGCAGCGCAAAAACGTGCTCTTGCCGCCGCCGCTAGGGCCTATGATAGCGATGATTTCGCCTTGCCTGATATCTACGCTGATATCGTCTAAGACGCGCAAATCGCCGTAATTTTTACTCAAATTTCTAATCTCAATCATGGCGATTTAGTCTCCTCTCTAAAATTTTAACCAAAAACGTAAAGAACTTCACGCTGACATAATAAACTATACCCGTGAAAATGACTGGCTCGGGGCTATAAAACACCGCTTGCAGGCTCTTGCTTTGCATCGTGATGTCGATAACGCTGATGTAGCCTACGACCGAAGTTTCTTTAAACAGTGAGATAAATTCGTTCGCAAGCGCAGGCAAGATGTTTTTAGTCGCTTGCGGAAACACCACCTCTCGCATCGAGACGTAGTAGTTTAGGCCCATCGCCCTTGCGGCTTCCATTTGCCCTTTATCGACGCTATTTATGCCGCTACGCACGATCTCTGCGACGTATGCGGAGCTGTTTAGCCCAAGCGCGATCAAGGCGACGTAAAAGTTATCGCTCCAAGTCGCGAAAATCACGACCGAAAATATAAGAAGTTGCAAAATAATCGGCGTTCCGCGCAGGATATCGACGTACTCGTCGATGAGAAAGCTTAAAATTTTGATATTTAAAAACTTTAAAAACGCCAAAATAAAGCCCAGAGTCACGCCGATAGCCGTGCCGCCGATAGTGAGCCCCAGCGTCACGCCGTAGCTTTTAAGGTAAGCTAGACGTTGCGCCTCGTTTAACTCCGTCGGATAAAAATAGTAAACGCCCGCGGAAACGATGACGACGAAAAACAGAACTCTGAAAAATTTTTCGTTTAGCATTTTTTAAACCTTAAAAGTGTAATAAGGGTTAATAATACGAAAAAAAATATAAATTTAACCTTTTTTACGCGAAAAAATTATCTTTTAAACAAATTTATCATATTATCGTAACTTAAATTTAAAAAACGAGGGAAATTTAATGGATTACGCTCGCTATATCGCGATCGCGCTGTATTTTGGATTTTTGCTTTTCGTGGGGCGATATGCTTATAACAAAAACGCCAATATGGGCGAGTACCTGCTCGATAATCGCCGCCTAGGGCCGGTCGTAACCGCGCTAAGCGCCGGAGCTAGCGATATGAGCGGCTGGATGCTGCTTGGCGTGCCGGGCGCGCTTTACGCCACGGGGCTTGCTACGATTTGGATGGTTTTGGGGCTTGTTATCGGCGCGTATTGCAACTATCTGTTTTTAGCAAAGCGCCTGCGCGTTTATACCGAGGTTGCCAGCGATAGCATCACGATCCCCGATTTTTTACAAAATCGCTTCAAGGACGAGACTAAAATTTTACGCATAGTTTCGGGTCTTTTGATTTTGATATTTTTCACGCTATATGTGAGTAGCGGCATAATCGCGGGCGGCAAGAGCTTTGAAAGCTTTTTTGGATTAGATTTTAAATTCGGCGCGATCTTTACGCTGGCTATCGTCGTTTTTTACACGTTTTTCGGCGGTTTTCGCGCGGTTTGTATCACGGACGCGTTTCAGGGCGCGCTGATGTTTTTGGTTCTAGTCGCCGTGCCCGTCGTCGCGTTTTGTAATCTAAATTTACCGGACGGCGCTACATTTTGGAGCGAGGTGGCGAAATACGGCAAAAACCACCTAAACGTCTTTTACGATCAGACTTTTTTAAGCATCTTGGGGCTCATGGCATGGGGGCTTGGCTACTTCGGGCAGCCGCACATCATAGTTAGATTTATGGCGATACGAAGCTCAAAGGAGTTAGCCCAGGCGCGTCGTATCGGTATCGGCTGGATGGCGATCGGGCTTGCCGGGGCGAT comes from the Campylobacter rectus genome and includes:
- a CDS encoding amino acid ABC transporter ATP-binding protein, translated to MIEIRNLSKNYGDLRVLDDISVDIRQGEIIAIIGPSGGGKSTFLRCINRLEEPSGGHIKINGEDITDKKTDINKIRQKVSMVFQHFNLFANKNVLQNLTLAPIKAGILDKQNAEKRADELLKSVGLSDKKYAFPHKLSGGQKQRIAIARSLAMNPEVILFDEPTSALDPEMIGEVLDIMKDVAAKGITMLVVTHEMGFAKNVANRIFFMHGGKIAVDDTPKNVFENPSNQRLQDFLGKILNH
- a CDS encoding amino acid ABC transporter permease, with amino-acid sequence MLNEKFFRVLFFVVIVSAGVYYFYPTELNEAQRLAYLKSYGVTLGLTIGGTAIGVTLGFILAFLKFLNIKILSFLIDEYVDILRGTPIILQLLIFSVVIFATWSDNFYVALIALGLNSSAYVAEIVRSGINSVDKGQMEAARAMGLNYYVSMREVVFPQATKNILPALANEFISLFKETSVVGYISVIDITMQSKSLQAVFYSPEPVIFTGIVYYVSVKFFTFLVKILERRLNRHD
- the putP gene encoding sodium/proline symporter PutP, whose amino-acid sequence is MDYARYIAIALYFGFLLFVGRYAYNKNANMGEYLLDNRRLGPVVTALSAGASDMSGWMLLGVPGALYATGLATIWMVLGLVIGAYCNYLFLAKRLRVYTEVASDSITIPDFLQNRFKDETKILRIVSGLLILIFFTLYVSSGIIAGGKSFESFFGLDFKFGAIFTLAIVVFYTFFGGFRAVCITDAFQGALMFLVLVAVPVVAFCNLNLPDGATFWSEVAKYGKNHLNVFYDQTFLSILGLMAWGLGYFGQPHIIVRFMAIRSSKELAQARRIGIGWMAIGLAGAMMSGLIGFVYYSELNLPLADPEKVFLQLGETLFHPFFVGIIISAVLSAIMSTISSQLLVSASSVTQDFVFAFYKKEISQKAQVAAGRYAVVAVALVATALAFSFNESVLNVVGYAWAGFGASFGPVLLFSLYWRRMSALAALLGMITGGATVIAWIALGLSSYVYEILPGFAVSCVVIYLTSLYGDAIDKMSNEPNSATVQDEFEKMKTRL